One Mycoavidus sp. HKI genomic region harbors:
- a CDS encoding non-ribosomal peptide synthetase, translated as MPVSQDSQSIVAVIRDLLADALGVPAAEISEHKTFFELGLTSRIGVIWMARVNEAYGLIMPAVRAYSYPTLDKLAGRIREELTAQAAGATSATKAPMRFGRRGKSARPALASTTGDGVNVGPKLRVTPFLKTKAPDSNRSVMAGSDPASATQLNPRVAQNMSVKHDQTAIAIVGLSGRFPRARNTTEFWQAIIEGRDCISHVSRKYWNMSVAYSPLRQPDRAYSDWLGALDDIDQFDPLFFSISPADANCMDPQQRLFLQEAWHCLEDAGYRPDTLAGSKCGVFVGCGTYGQSQNGNDLSAAGFLGASPSILAARIAYLLDLRGPCLTIDTACSASLVAIAQACDSLVLGSSDLALAGGVSVMVDPSIHIMASQAGMLSPDGRCFSFDQRANGFVPGEGIGVVALKRVADALRDNDHIYGTLIGWGVNQDGKTNGITAPSQTSQRDLQEAVFRKFAIDPRSIGLVEAHGSGTKLGDPIEVAALIDAFRPFTADVGYCALGSVKSNMGHLLAAAGVAGFLKALLALKHRTLPPTIHFETLNEHIALDDSPFFINTVAQDWPAGPDARRAAVSSFGFSGTNAYVVLEEYPATPRSVMASTPEVVVLSAQNEERLCAYAEALLAAIRRPASEGERLRIDDIAYTLQVGRMTFGQRLAIVAASLDELSSGLMAFLKGQANSATVFHGCSARDGTMLIGKDDIPVLVDRWLAGGKLEAVARCWVQYGFDWCNHQAWRKDAARRISLPTYPFEPRLCDMPVFQPARRRDEHSAISPLLQSNLSTFDHVVFSSTFNGSEFYFADHVIAGHKILPGVAYLDMACAAGCVASGERVAGLKNIVWLRPFQVDTAPATLVIRLERKNGRTGFSIYERSDGAEQLCAQGELVLGATPPLERHAPDARLTGAALLDRQESCYQRFKAQGFAYGPTFRGIRTLHQSGRDIIAYIERPGDDRAEADVQGNATLAGHYRLLDGFVLHPGLLDSAFQPCIRFCEEQDPSRTYIPYALAEITVFDGLPARFYSIATLKHIDDENAHFSIVMVDESGKLLVRVDDLMLRPIKTDRGAQAAADVPFHLYRLDWAEAPSNVAAVAALPDELRLVFLPAGVSRDGITREHDIVVYPGSRFRAAGERCYEIAPQSAADYARLWNEVTQPGQLLTTAHCWALADDPADAGRVAVADQLARSLYSLMQIGQQFVRQRAFKQSRLFYFHAHASGNAVPAYLAMGGLLRSLAAEQPELLVRSIGYEAMGAHALANVGALLQRELVIPHHPGEAVEIRYAKDRRFVLTAKCVTNAATEPADAAPTASGGSPVSVSGLRTGGTYLISGGAGGLGLLLAEMLVRRYDAQVVLAGRTPFARLPEQTRARILALEETRAHYVVADITRADSVAALVDTVKARCQRINGVFHCAGAMANAAVVDKTAAAIAQIVEPKVLGAILLDQATQHEALDMFVLYSSIASVMRFAGQTDYAYANRFLDGFAAQRQSLVRAGLRHGRTLAINWTLWRDGGMELDESKVRYLERGHGLVPLDAETGLDALEACLSSIDDTKSDQLVVVRGRAATIEANWPECLTHRVAVPPLIDRPAAAASKTNTVVEGAGGVRGRVLAELAALLKLEPADIDPDENLMRYGLDSINAMMLINKINDSFDVSVQPATLLRHPTLSEFAAHFEADYLPARTAAERDRLAENSATFATDEPTAVLAPSFRPPSDAAPSIAVAPLPAKGEAYPDPYLNPFAVLPNDETAAGAWPMTCGQHALWFLHQFNETSSAYHIAVAFRVRSPLDVRALEQSYAGLMRRHPALRARFHEEEGRPVQSVRTQLEPDFRHLDCAGQTLQQVLEAMQEAHRRPFDLTRDALSRMRLFVLGERDAFVLWTVHHLVSDAWSQWVLLEELLASYGALCRGQTPALAELPRTFADFAHEEARFLKSEAGGQQLAFWQRQLDGEIPLLNLPTDYPRPAVQTFNGASIPVVCNATLSNALKQFARQQGVTPFTTLLAAYQCLLGRYSGDRKIWVGSPVSGRIDERYTDLVGYFINSVVLTADLGENPAFDVFLQQQQRVVLDALENQRTPFSILVQHLNPSREGGRAPLFQAEFVYQKAHNTGELVRILSPEAALAIRHQDLQLESVAFAQQEGQTDICLEMTEIDERYVGVLKFNSDLFAPATMTRIRDSFVTLLAGCIEHPQTPVRALPIVSAQDFSGGTLHLEGPFIPPSGLTVTQLFERQTGQLANAHAVVDSVRTWTYAELNERANRLARHLRARGLALGQRVGICMQRSADVIATLLAVLKAGGTYVPMDPMFPVDRLQLMLDDAVPAFVVTDQASSLPVGLRFDRASLIDLAAEADGISRRHGGNLSAPGDMDDIAYVIYTSGSTGRPKGIQISHRALSNFLQSMRDKPGILEQDRLLAVTTISFDIAGLEIYLPLITGATVVLASREDAMDGFALQRLLRDHQITMMQATPTTWQMLLESGWEGEPGLTILCGGEPLSRVLALRLLRCSTHVWNLYGPTETTIWSCIARVVADGDHAIEPIGEPIANTSIYILDDELKPVPNGMIGELCIGGDGVAVGYLNRPELNAEKFVRTGAGLLYRSGDQARLMSDGQLVFHGRADNQLKIRGFRVEAGEIEHVIRADQRIADCVVTVCNRSVDGSLEHVLTAYLVLVNKTPLTDALRSELRERLARALPAYMVPSIFMALDALPLTPNNKVDRKALPQPDVPVAAAPARRQNTTAPGDTRLAKIWGDVLQLDQVAHDCHFFHSGGTSFTASRLMYLLRRDMELVVPVSLLFEHPTLNAFSNQVRTLANATTLQTATQGVASAPEEYAECITSDTSDPLLDILMRVQRAELSIDHANRLIEEFL; from the coding sequence ATGCCTGTCAGCCAGGACTCTCAATCAATCGTAGCCGTCATTCGCGATCTGTTAGCAGACGCGCTCGGTGTGCCAGCGGCGGAGATCAGCGAACACAAGACATTCTTTGAACTCGGCTTGACCTCGCGTATCGGCGTGATATGGATGGCGCGCGTTAATGAAGCCTACGGTTTGATCATGCCAGCGGTGAGGGCCTATAGCTACCCGACCCTCGACAAGCTCGCTGGGCGGATACGGGAAGAGCTCACCGCGCAAGCGGCGGGTGCGACCTCAGCCACTAAAGCTCCCATGAGGTTCGGCAGGCGAGGTAAATCCGCTAGGCCTGCGTTAGCCTCGACAACGGGTGACGGCGTGAACGTGGGGCCTAAGCTCCGCGTTACTCCTTTCCTTAAGACGAAGGCCCCTGACAGCAACCGGTCCGTGATGGCCGGCAGTGATCCTGCGTCTGCGACGCAGTTGAACCCGCGTGTCGCGCAAAACATGAGCGTCAAGCACGACCAGACAGCGATCGCAATCGTCGGTTTATCGGGGCGTTTTCCGCGGGCCAGGAACACCACGGAATTTTGGCAAGCAATCATCGAAGGACGGGATTGCATCAGTCACGTGTCGCGCAAGTACTGGAACATGTCCGTCGCCTACAGCCCGCTCCGCCAGCCAGACCGAGCCTATTCCGACTGGCTTGGAGCACTCGACGACATCGACCAGTTCGATCCGCTCTTCTTCAGTATTTCCCCGGCTGATGCGAACTGCATGGATCCGCAGCAACGGCTGTTTCTGCAAGAGGCTTGGCATTGCCTCGAAGATGCGGGCTACCGTCCCGACACGCTAGCGGGCAGCAAGTGCGGTGTGTTCGTCGGCTGCGGTACCTATGGCCAAAGCCAGAACGGCAATGATCTGAGTGCGGCGGGGTTTCTGGGCGCGAGCCCGTCGATTCTTGCCGCGCGTATCGCTTACTTGCTCGATCTGCGCGGCCCATGTCTGACCATCGATACCGCCTGTTCTGCGTCGCTCGTCGCGATCGCGCAAGCCTGCGATAGCCTAGTGCTGGGCAGCAGCGACCTGGCCCTGGCGGGGGGGGTGTCGGTGATGGTAGACCCGTCAATTCACATCATGGCGAGCCAAGCCGGCATGCTGTCGCCCGACGGCCGCTGCTTCAGCTTCGATCAGCGCGCCAACGGCTTTGTGCCGGGCGAGGGCATCGGGGTGGTAGCGCTCAAGCGCGTTGCTGATGCGCTGCGCGACAATGATCACATCTACGGTACGCTGATTGGCTGGGGTGTCAACCAGGACGGCAAGACCAATGGCATCACGGCACCGAGCCAGACATCGCAACGCGATCTGCAGGAGGCCGTGTTCCGCAAGTTTGCGATTGATCCGCGTTCGATCGGGCTGGTGGAGGCACATGGTTCTGGCACTAAGCTGGGCGATCCGATCGAAGTGGCTGCGCTCATTGACGCCTTTCGTCCGTTCACCGCCGACGTTGGCTATTGCGCGCTCGGTTCGGTGAAGAGCAACATGGGACATCTGTTGGCCGCTGCCGGTGTCGCGGGCTTCTTGAAGGCGCTGCTGGCGCTCAAGCACCGCACCTTGCCGCCGACGATCCATTTTGAGACGCTCAACGAGCACATTGCGCTTGATGACTCGCCATTTTTTATCAATACGGTTGCGCAAGACTGGCCGGCAGGCCCAGACGCTCGGCGCGCTGCTGTCAGTTCGTTTGGTTTTAGCGGCACCAATGCCTACGTCGTGCTGGAGGAGTATCCGGCCACCCCGCGTTCAGTCATGGCCAGCACGCCCGAAGTCGTCGTGCTGTCCGCCCAGAATGAAGAGCGTCTATGCGCTTACGCCGAAGCGCTATTGGCCGCCATTCGTCGTCCTGCGAGCGAGGGTGAGCGGCTACGCATTGACGATATCGCCTATACGCTGCAAGTCGGTCGGATGACGTTTGGACAGCGTCTGGCGATTGTGGCGGCGTCGCTCGACGAGCTGTCGTCCGGGCTCATGGCATTCTTAAAAGGACAGGCGAACAGTGCGACGGTGTTCCACGGCTGCTCGGCGCGGGACGGCACTATGCTGATCGGGAAGGACGATATTCCGGTGCTGGTCGATCGCTGGCTGGCAGGTGGCAAGCTCGAAGCAGTGGCGAGATGCTGGGTCCAATACGGCTTTGATTGGTGCAACCATCAAGCGTGGCGCAAGGACGCCGCGCGCCGGATCAGCCTGCCGACCTATCCGTTCGAGCCGCGCCTGTGCGATATGCCGGTTTTCCAGCCCGCCAGGCGGCGCGACGAGCATAGCGCTATCTCGCCGTTGCTTCAGTCAAATCTCTCCACCTTTGACCATGTCGTGTTTAGCTCTACGTTTAACGGCAGCGAGTTTTATTTTGCTGACCATGTCATCGCGGGACACAAGATCTTGCCTGGGGTTGCCTATCTCGACATGGCCTGCGCTGCTGGCTGTGTGGCGAGTGGTGAGCGAGTCGCGGGCCTGAAGAACATCGTCTGGTTAAGACCGTTCCAGGTGGATACGGCACCAGCGACGCTGGTGATCCGCCTCGAGCGGAAGAATGGGCGGACCGGCTTTAGCATCTACGAGCGTTCTGACGGGGCGGAGCAACTGTGTGCGCAGGGCGAGTTGGTGTTGGGCGCGACTCCGCCCCTCGAGCGGCATGCGCCGGACGCGCGCTTGACCGGTGCAGCGCTGCTCGACCGACAGGAGAGCTGCTACCAGCGGTTTAAGGCGCAGGGTTTCGCCTATGGTCCTACCTTTCGTGGCATCCGCACGCTCCATCAAAGCGGACGTGACATCATCGCGTACATTGAACGGCCCGGCGATGACAGAGCTGAGGCCGACGTGCAGGGGAACGCTACGTTGGCAGGTCATTACCGGCTTCTCGACGGCTTTGTGCTGCATCCTGGCTTGCTCGATAGCGCTTTCCAACCTTGTATTCGCTTTTGCGAGGAGCAGGACCCAAGCCGCACCTACATCCCGTACGCGCTTGCCGAGATCACTGTGTTCGACGGCTTGCCCGCGCGCTTTTACAGCATCGCCACGCTCAAGCATATCGACGACGAGAACGCGCATTTCTCCATCGTGATGGTCGACGAGTCGGGCAAACTGCTGGTCCGAGTAGACGACCTGATGCTTCGGCCCATCAAGACTGACCGTGGCGCACAGGCGGCGGCTGATGTCCCTTTCCATCTCTACCGGTTGGACTGGGCTGAAGCCCCGTCTAACGTTGCGGCGGTAGCCGCGCTGCCCGATGAGCTGCGGCTCGTGTTCTTACCAGCAGGCGTGTCGCGAGATGGGATCACCCGGGAACACGATATTGTAGTGTATCCGGGAAGCAGATTTCGCGCAGCGGGCGAGCGCTGCTACGAGATCGCTCCGCAATCCGCCGCTGATTATGCGCGGCTTTGGAACGAGGTCACGCAGCCGGGACAGCTGCTGACGACTGCGCACTGTTGGGCGCTGGCCGATGATCCCGCTGACGCAGGCAGGGTGGCCGTTGCGGATCAACTGGCGCGCAGTCTCTATTCTCTCATGCAGATCGGCCAGCAGTTTGTTCGGCAGCGCGCGTTCAAGCAGAGCCGGCTTTTTTACTTTCATGCCCACGCGAGTGGCAACGCGGTGCCCGCCTATTTAGCGATGGGTGGACTGCTGCGCAGCCTCGCGGCCGAACAACCTGAACTGTTAGTTCGCTCGATTGGCTATGAGGCAATGGGCGCGCACGCGCTCGCGAACGTCGGCGCGCTGTTGCAGCGTGAACTCGTGATTCCTCACCATCCGGGCGAGGCGGTTGAGATCCGTTATGCCAAGGATCGGCGCTTCGTCTTGACTGCAAAATGTGTGACCAACGCTGCGACGGAGCCGGCTGATGCAGCGCCGACGGCGAGCGGTGGCAGTCCGGTCAGTGTAAGCGGCTTGCGCACCGGCGGCACTTATCTGATTTCGGGCGGGGCGGGTGGCCTCGGGCTGTTGCTGGCTGAGATGCTGGTGCGACGTTACGATGCGCAGGTCGTGCTCGCTGGCAGAACCCCGTTTGCACGGCTGCCGGAGCAAACGCGGGCAAGAATCCTCGCGTTAGAAGAAACGCGTGCGCACTACGTGGTGGCGGATATTACCCGCGCGGATAGCGTCGCTGCGCTGGTCGACACCGTCAAGGCGCGCTGCCAGCGCATCAATGGCGTGTTCCACTGTGCTGGTGCGATGGCGAATGCCGCCGTGGTCGACAAGACGGCAGCAGCGATCGCGCAGATCGTCGAGCCAAAGGTGCTGGGCGCAATCCTACTCGACCAGGCGACGCAGCATGAAGCGCTCGACATGTTTGTGCTCTATTCGTCAATCGCGTCGGTCATGCGGTTCGCCGGCCAGACCGACTACGCGTATGCCAATCGCTTTCTCGACGGCTTCGCTGCACAGCGCCAGTCGCTGGTGCGCGCCGGTCTACGCCACGGGCGAACGCTGGCCATCAACTGGACGCTTTGGCGCGACGGCGGGATGGAGCTTGATGAGTCGAAAGTGCGTTATCTCGAACGTGGCCACGGCCTAGTGCCGCTTGATGCCGAAACGGGGTTGGACGCGCTCGAGGCCTGCCTCTCAAGCATCGATGATACGAAATCCGACCAACTGGTCGTGGTTCGAGGACGCGCCGCAACGATCGAGGCAAACTGGCCGGAATGCCTGACCCACAGAGTGGCTGTGCCGCCACTGATCGACCGGCCTGCTGCAGCGGCCAGCAAAACGAATACGGTGGTTGAAGGGGCGGGTGGTGTGAGGGGCAGGGTGCTCGCCGAACTGGCCGCACTCCTCAAGCTGGAGCCAGCCGATATTGATCCGGATGAGAACCTGATGCGGTATGGTCTCGACTCCATCAACGCGATGATGTTGATTAACAAGATCAACGACTCCTTCGATGTATCGGTGCAGCCGGCGACTTTGTTAAGGCATCCGACGCTGAGCGAGTTTGCCGCCCATTTCGAGGCGGATTACCTGCCCGCACGGACCGCCGCCGAGCGCGACAGGCTGGCCGAAAATTCAGCGACGTTCGCTACCGATGAGCCTACTGCTGTGCTCGCACCCAGTTTCCGTCCGCCGTCAGATGCGGCGCCTTCGATTGCCGTTGCGCCGCTGCCAGCAAAAGGTGAAGCTTACCCGGATCCCTATCTTAATCCATTCGCCGTGCTACCGAATGATGAGACAGCTGCCGGTGCCTGGCCAATGACATGCGGTCAACATGCGCTGTGGTTTCTCCACCAATTCAACGAGACGAGCTCGGCTTACCACATCGCGGTGGCTTTCCGCGTGCGTTCGCCGCTCGATGTGCGGGCGCTAGAGCAGAGCTATGCCGGCCTGATGCGGCGTCATCCGGCGTTGCGCGCTCGCTTCCACGAAGAGGAGGGGCGTCCGGTGCAGAGCGTGCGGACACAGCTCGAGCCGGATTTCCGCCACCTTGATTGCGCGGGGCAGACCCTGCAACAGGTGTTAGAGGCGATGCAGGAAGCGCACCGCCGGCCGTTTGACTTGACGCGGGATGCATTGAGCCGGATGCGCCTGTTCGTCCTCGGCGAGCGTGACGCCTTCGTGCTTTGGACGGTACACCATCTTGTCTCCGATGCTTGGAGCCAATGGGTGTTGCTGGAGGAGCTGCTCGCCAGTTACGGCGCGCTGTGCCGTGGCCAGACGCCGGCCCTCGCCGAGTTGCCGCGCACGTTTGCCGACTTTGCGCACGAAGAGGCGCGCTTTCTAAAGTCGGAGGCAGGGGGGCAGCAATTGGCGTTCTGGCAACGCCAACTGGACGGCGAGATTCCGCTCTTGAATTTGCCGACCGATTATCCGCGCCCAGCGGTCCAGACCTTCAACGGTGCGTCTATTCCCGTCGTTTGCAACGCGACCCTCAGCAATGCGCTCAAGCAATTCGCGCGGCAGCAGGGGGTGACGCCCTTTACCACTTTGCTGGCGGCGTATCAATGCTTACTAGGACGGTATTCTGGCGACCGCAAGATCTGGGTCGGCTCGCCTGTTTCCGGCCGCATCGACGAGCGCTACACGGATCTGGTCGGCTATTTTATTAACTCGGTCGTGCTGACGGCAGACTTGGGCGAGAACCCGGCGTTTGATGTTTTCTTGCAACAGCAGCAACGGGTGGTCCTGGATGCGCTTGAAAATCAGCGCACGCCGTTTTCGATTTTGGTCCAACATCTCAATCCCAGCAGGGAAGGCGGGCGGGCACCGCTGTTCCAGGCCGAGTTTGTCTATCAGAAGGCACACAATACGGGCGAGTTGGTCCGCATCTTGTCGCCCGAAGCGGCGCTCGCGATCCGCCACCAAGACTTACAACTGGAGTCGGTCGCGTTTGCCCAGCAGGAAGGACAGACGGACATCTGCCTCGAAATGACGGAGATCGACGAACGCTACGTCGGTGTGCTCAAGTTTAATTCGGACCTGTTCGCGCCGGCCACGATGACGCGGATACGCGATAGTTTTGTCACTTTGTTGGCGGGCTGTATCGAGCATCCGCAAACGCCTGTGCGCGCATTGCCGATCGTGTCGGCACAAGACTTCAGCGGCGGCACGCTGCATCTTGAAGGGCCCTTTATCCCCCCTTCTGGCCTGACCGTGACGCAGCTTTTTGAGCGTCAGACCGGACAGCTTGCCAATGCGCATGCCGTGGTCGACAGCGTGAGGACCTGGACCTATGCAGAGCTCAACGAGCGGGCCAATCGCCTCGCTCGGCATCTCCGTGCGCGCGGGCTGGCGTTGGGGCAGCGGGTGGGGATTTGCATGCAGCGCTCCGCCGACGTGATTGCGACGCTCTTGGCCGTGCTGAAGGCGGGCGGAACCTATGTCCCAATGGACCCGATGTTTCCAGTCGATCGGCTGCAACTGATGCTCGACGACGCGGTACCCGCGTTTGTCGTCACGGACCAGGCGAGCTCGCTGCCGGTGGGCTTGCGCTTCGACCGTGCGTCGCTGATCGATCTCGCTGCCGAGGCGGACGGAATCTCACGCCGTCACGGCGGGAATCTGTCTGCGCCGGGCGACATGGATGATATTGCTTATGTGATTTATACCTCCGGCTCGACCGGGCGCCCCAAAGGCATCCAGATTTCGCACCGCGCGCTGAGCAATTTTTTGCAGTCGATGCGTGACAAGCCGGGCATTTTGGAGCAAGACAGGCTGCTCGCGGTGACCACCATTTCCTTCGACATCGCCGGCCTCGAGATATACCTGCCGCTGATTACCGGTGCGACCGTGGTGCTGGCCTCGCGTGAGGACGCGATGGACGGGTTTGCCTTGCAACGGCTGCTGCGGGATCATCAAATCACGATGATGCAAGCCACCCCGACCACCTGGCAGATGTTGCTCGAGTCCGGCTGGGAGGGCGAGCCGGGGCTCACCATCCTGTGTGGTGGCGAACCTTTATCACGCGTCCTCGCGTTGCGCCTCTTGCGCTGTAGCACGCACGTGTGGAATCTCTACGGGCCGACCGAAACCACCATTTGGTCCTGCATCGCTAGAGTCGTCGCTGACGGCGACCATGCGATCGAGCCAATCGGCGAACCGATTGCCAACACCAGTATCTATATCCTCGATGATGAACTCAAGCCGGTGCCGAACGGGATGATCGGCGAGCTATGCATCGGCGGCGACGGCGTGGCGGTGGGCTATCTCAACCGCCCCGAGTTGAACGCGGAGAAATTCGTCAGGACCGGTGCAGGCCTGTTGTACCGTAGCGGGGACCAGGCTAGGCTAATGTCCGATGGACAGCTGGTGTTTCACGGGCGAGCAGACAATCAGCTCAAGATTCGTGGTTTCCGCGTCGAGGCGGGCGAGATCGAGCACGTGATTCGTGCCGACCAGCGGATTGCCGATTGCGTTGTCACCGTCTGCAATCGTTCGGTCGACGGCAGTTTGGAACACGTCCTGACCGCCTATCTGGTGCTGGTGAATAAAACGCCACTGACCGATGCGCTGCGCTCCGAGCTGCGAGAGCGTCTGGCTCGAGCCTTGCCGGCCTATATGGTGCCGTCGATCTTCATGGCGCTCGACGCGTTGCCGCTGACGCCGAACAACAAGGTTGACCGCAAGGCCTTGCCGCAACCCGACGTGCCGGTGGCGGCTGCCCCGGCGCGAAGGCAGAACACGACGGCACCTGGCGACACCCGCCTCGCCAAAATTTGGGGGGATGTCCTGCAACTCGATCAGGTCGCGCACGACTGCCATTTCTTCCACTCCGGCGGCACCTCGTTCACAGCATCGCGGCTGATGTACCTGCTGCGGCGCGATATGGAGCTGGTGGTTCCGGTCAGCTTGCTGTTTGAGCATCCAACGCTGAACGCGTTTTCCAACCAAGTTCGCACGCTGGCTAACGCGACCACCTTGCAAACGGCTACGCAGGGTGTCGCATCTGCGCCTGAAGAGTACGCTGAGTGCATAACGTCCGACACCAGCGACCCGTTACTCGATATTCTCATGCGCGTCCAGCGCGCAGAACTCAGCATTGATCATGCCAACCGCCTAATTGAAGAGTTTCTGTGA